In one Gemmatimonadota bacterium genomic region, the following are encoded:
- a CDS encoding methionine adenosyltransferase, which produces MSSAARHIFTSESVTEGHPDKVADQISDAVLDAILARDAAARVACETLVTTGMAVVAGEITTSAYVHIADIVRATIERIGYTDSQFGFDYRTCAVLSSIDRQSPDIAQGVDGKGPDDQGAGDQGMMFGYASDETEQLMPLPIVLSHRLAERLAAVRRGGKGIPRHGWLRPDGKTQVSVEYEGDRPIGVKTVVLSTQHADRVGNRSLSQKTIQGAMVEDVIVPVLEEFGFDSSKTKFLVNPTGRFVIGGPHGDAGLTGRKIIVDTYGGMARHGGGAFSGKDPTKVDRSAAYAVRHVAKNLVAAKLARRCEVQVAYAIGVARPVSVFVNSFGTGVVPDEVLERAVREVFDLRPAVLIADLKLRQPIYSATAAYGHFGRPYEKGIYEDAGHRPQRVERFTWERTDRVRELRTAVKA; this is translated from the coding sequence ATGTCATCGGCCGCACGCCACATCTTCACGTCCGAATCGGTCACGGAAGGGCACCCCGACAAGGTCGCCGACCAGATTTCCGATGCCGTGCTCGACGCCATTCTCGCCCGCGACGCCGCGGCGCGCGTGGCCTGTGAAACACTGGTCACCACCGGCATGGCCGTGGTGGCCGGCGAGATCACCACGTCAGCCTACGTCCACATCGCCGACATCGTGCGCGCCACGATCGAGCGGATCGGCTACACCGACTCGCAGTTCGGCTTCGACTACCGGACCTGCGCCGTCCTCTCCTCGATCGACCGGCAGTCGCCCGACATTGCCCAGGGCGTGGACGGCAAGGGCCCCGACGACCAGGGCGCCGGCGACCAGGGGATGATGTTCGGCTACGCCTCCGACGAGACCGAGCAGCTGATGCCGCTGCCGATCGTCCTGTCGCACCGGTTGGCGGAGCGGCTGGCGGCCGTGCGCCGGGGCGGGAAGGGGATTCCCCGGCATGGTTGGCTCCGGCCCGACGGCAAGACGCAGGTGTCGGTCGAGTACGAGGGCGATCGCCCGATCGGCGTGAAGACGGTCGTGCTCTCGACGCAGCATGCCGACCGCGTCGGCAATCGGTCGCTGTCGCAGAAGACGATCCAGGGTGCGATGGTCGAGGACGTGATCGTGCCGGTGCTCGAGGAGTTCGGCTTCGACAGCAGCAAGACCAAGTTCCTCGTCAACCCGACCGGTCGCTTCGTCATCGGCGGCCCGCACGGCGACGCCGGCCTCACCGGCCGCAAGATCATCGTCGACACCTACGGCGGGATGGCGCGCCATGGCGGCGGCGCGTTCAGCGGCAAGGACCCGACGAAGGTCGACCGCTCGGCGGCCTACGCGGTGCGCCACGTCGCCAAGAACCTGGTGGCCGCCAAGCTGGCCCGCCGCTGCGAGGTGCAGGTCGCCTACGCCATCGGCGTGGCACGGCCGGTCTCGGTGTTCGTCAATTCGTTCGGCACCGGGGTCGTGCCGGACGAGGTGCTCGAGCGCGCGGTGCGCGAGGTCTTCGACCTGCGCCCGGCCGTGCTCATTGCCGACCTCAAGCTGCGCCAGCCGATCTATTCCGCGACCGCCGCCTATGGCCACTTCGGCCGCCCCTACGAAAAGGGGATCTACGAAGATGCCGGCCATCGTCCGCAGCGCGTCGAGCGCTTCACCTGGGAGCGGACCGACCGGGTCCGCGAGCTTCGAACCGCCGTCAAGGCGTGA